The following are encoded in a window of Bacillus sp. SORGH_AS_0510 genomic DNA:
- a CDS encoding DNA-3-methyladenine glycosylase: protein MKDFLNNIVPLPDSFFEQPTLELAKALLGCILVKETNEGITAGYIVETEAYIGPDDRAAHSYNNKRTPRTEVMFHRSGLAYTYLMHTHCLFNVVSGGEEKPEAVLVRALEPLNGIDFMKTRRGVEDLTRLTNGPGKLTKSLGITMEDYGHSLTIPPLYLAEGYRPESISAGKRIGIENSGEAREYPWRFWVTNNKFVSRHQKAEHVFY, encoded by the coding sequence TTGAAGGATTTTTTAAATAACATTGTTCCGTTACCTGATTCATTTTTTGAACAGCCTACTCTTGAATTGGCAAAGGCATTGTTAGGGTGCATTCTTGTAAAAGAAACGAACGAGGGTATAACGGCTGGATACATTGTGGAAACAGAAGCTTACATCGGACCTGATGACAGGGCGGCACACAGTTATAACAACAAACGGACTCCAAGAACAGAGGTTATGTTCCATCGTTCCGGACTGGCCTATACTTATTTAATGCATACCCATTGCCTTTTCAATGTAGTTAGCGGAGGGGAGGAAAAACCTGAAGCTGTATTGGTACGCGCTCTGGAGCCTCTCAACGGCATCGATTTTATGAAAACCCGAAGAGGCGTTGAAGATCTGACAAGATTGACCAACGGACCCGGCAAACTGACAAAATCATTGGGTATTACAATGGAGGACTATGGACACTCGCTAACCATTCCCCCTTTATATCTTGCCGAAGGCTACCGACCAGAAAGTATTTCTGCTGGAAAAAGAATTGGAATTGAAAATTCTGGCGAAGCCCGTGAATATCCTTGGCGTTTCTGGGTTACTAATAATAAGTTTGTTTCAAGGCATCAAAAGGCCGAACATGTATTTTACTGA